The stretch of DNA GACCAACCTGTTCGAGGCGGTGATGTTCATTTCCTGGACCGTGGTGGTGCTGCACCTGGTGGTGGGGATGTGGTCGCGACTGCGGTTTCTGTGTGCTTTTGGGGCGCCGCTGTTGCTGATGATGGGGGTCTTTGGGCTGCAGCCCGGATTGGACCGGCCTGCACCGGCGATGGAATGGGAGGTGACGCGCGGCCTGGTGAGTCTGCATGCGGGGTTGATTCTGCTGTCGTACGGGACGTTCGGGCTGGGGGCGGCGGCGGCGATGCTGTATCTGGCGCAGGAGCACGATCTGAAGTTCCACAAGGTGCGGGCGCTGCTGTCGCGATTGCCGGCGATGGAGCGGTTGGAGAAGGTGGTGACGGGATCGTTGGGGGTGGGGTTGGGATTGCTGACGGCGGGGCTGTTGCTGACGGTGGGGTTGATGCGGGAGGTGGGTGTGGCGGCGGTACGGGGGGATCCGAAGGTGGTGTGGTCGGCGGTGGTGTGGGTGGCGTATGCGGCGCTGCTGGGATTGCGGTTGCGGCACGGGTGGGGTCCGAGGCCGCTGGCATGGGGGGCGCTGGGGAGTTTTGCCTTCGTCATGCTGACCTTCTGGGGTACGAACCTGATGTCGCCGCTGCACAAATAGCGTCATGCCGGTTTACTGTGTTGGCCTGAGTCATCGGACCGCGCCCGTGGAGGTGCGCGAGCGTTTCGCCTTGGAGGAGACGGCGATCCCGGCGGCGCTGGAGGGGTTGCGGACGGGAGGCATTGCCGCGGAGGCGGTATGGTTATCGACGTGCAACCGGGTGGAGGTGTACCTGGAGATCGAGACTGCCCGGGTTGAGGAGGCGCGGCGTTACCTGATCGAGGCGAGCCGGTGGGATGGAGAACCGCCGGGCGAGGTCTTGTATGTGCATTCCGAGCCGGCCAGCATCGAGCACCTGTTCCGGGTGGCGAGCGGGTTGGATTCGATGGTGCTGGGGGAGACGGAGATTCTGGGGCAGTTGAAGCGGGCGTACGAACTGGCGCGGCGTCACGGGCACACCGGGGCCCGGCTGAACCGGGCGTTTCAGAGGGCGTTCAATGTGGCCAAGCAGATCCGGTCGGAAACGCAGATTCAGCGCGGGGGCATTTCGGTGGCGTCGGTGGCGGTTGAGTTGACCGAGCGGATTTTCGAGACGGTGGAGGGGCGGCAGGTGCTGGTGGTGGGCGCGGGGGACACCGGGGAGAAGGTGGCGCGGGCGTTGTTGTCGCGCGGGGTGGCCCAGGTGTGGATTGCCAACCGGACGGTGGAGCGGGCGGAGGCGCTGGCGGGGGTGCTGGGGGAGCGGACGCGGGCGATCGCGGACTGGGAGGAGGCGGCGCCGGACGCGGACGTCTGGATCAGCAGCACGTCGTCGCCGGGGTATGTGCTGGATGTCGGGCGGGTGGAGGCGTTGATGGTGGCGCGGGGGCGGCGTCCGCTGTTGCTGGTGGATCTGGCGGTACCGCGGGACATCGACCCCGGGGTGATCGGAATTTCGGACGTGTATCTTTTCAACGTGGACGATTTGGAGGCCATCGCGAAGGCGCATCTGCGGCAGCGCGAGGCCGAGGTGGCGCGGTGCGAGGCATTGATCCGGGAGCGGGCGTCCGGTCTGCTCACGGCGGTGGTTTCGGCCCGGGGCGCGGCGGCATCGGGGGCCATGTCGGC from Verrucomicrobiia bacterium encodes:
- the hemA gene encoding glutamyl-tRNA reductase, translated to MPVYCVGLSHRTAPVEVRERFALEETAIPAALEGLRTGGIAAEAVWLSTCNRVEVYLEIETARVEEARRYLIEASRWDGEPPGEVLYVHSEPASIEHLFRVASGLDSMVLGETEILGQLKRAYELARRHGHTGARLNRAFQRAFNVAKQIRSETQIQRGGISVASVAVELTERIFETVEGRQVLVVGAGDTGEKVARALLSRGVAQVWIANRTVERAEALAGVLGERTRAIADWEEAAPDADVWISSTSSPGYVLDVGRVEALMVARGRRPLLLVDLAVPRDIDPGVIGISDVYLFNVDDLEAIAKAHLRQREAEVARCEALIRERASGLLTAVVSARGAAASGAMSAPA
- the ccsA gene encoding cytochrome c biogenesis protein CcsA → MSDRLLFGVAVLFYAAATGYAVLLWRRGFRRDDSWCYTWLALACVPHTAALLARGFSLQRCPVTNLFEAVMFISWTVVVLHLVVGMWSRLRFLCAFGAPLLLMMGVFGLQPGLDRPAPAMEWEVTRGLVSLHAGLILLSYGTFGLGAAAAMLYLAQEHDLKFHKVRALLSRLPAMERLEKVVTGSLGVGLGLLTAGLLLTVGLMREVGVAAVRGDPKVVWSAVVWVAYAALLGLRLRHGWGPRPLAWGALGSFAFVMLTFWGTNLMSPLHK